In the genome of Pelobacter seleniigenes DSM 18267, one region contains:
- a CDS encoding transporter substrate-binding domain-containing protein yields MQGFRARFPAACLLLILLLGCWCAAALAEEEPGNADRPVRLGGDYNYPPYEYLDADGLPTGYNVELSQAIARVMGMEINIQLGSWSEMRKALENGEVDLLMGMAHTAGRQDEVDFSIPHARVHQSIWVRKGNVTIRNVKDLTGKEVIVMKGSVMHDFMIDNEIPANLFMVQTLADALKLLATGHHDCALVAKLPGEYIISELKLDNIFPIARPLVAQDYGFAVKKGNQEKLARFNEGLALLKKSGEYRRIREKWLGVLQPEQIPWSSIIRYGAVIFGPLLLVLTVFVLWSRTLQKQVALRTEELEREVAERKRAAEELQVRQKQLLHADKMTSLGILVAGVAHEINNPNGLIQLSLPQLNKAYRDMEPILDSYQEQHGEFKLGWFPYSRMKEEIPNMLHEMLDSSNRIKRIVEDLKDFARRNDSGLDDKVDLNDVTRSALRLMDNALRKATNHFKVDYGVSLPHFRGNGHRIEQVIVNLVLNACQALTSKEQAIVLRTYALKQAGMVALEVRDEGCGIDADTLERMTDPFFTTKRESGGTGLGLSVSDGIIKDHQGRMEFVSQPGEGLRVRVLLPIYREEENDG; encoded by the coding sequence ATGCAAGGTTTTAGGGCAAGGTTTCCGGCCGCCTGCCTGCTGTTGATTCTGTTGCTGGGATGCTGGTGCGCGGCGGCCCTGGCAGAAGAAGAACCGGGGAACGCGGACCGACCGGTCCGGCTTGGTGGCGACTACAATTATCCCCCTTATGAATATCTGGATGCGGATGGTTTGCCGACCGGCTATAACGTTGAATTAAGCCAGGCCATCGCCCGGGTCATGGGGATGGAGATCAATATCCAGCTCGGCTCCTGGTCGGAGATGCGCAAGGCGCTGGAGAACGGAGAGGTTGATCTGCTGATGGGGATGGCGCATACCGCCGGCCGTCAGGACGAAGTCGATTTTTCCATCCCTCATGCCCGGGTTCACCAGTCGATCTGGGTCAGAAAAGGCAATGTCACCATCCGCAATGTCAAGGACCTGACCGGCAAGGAAGTGATCGTCATGAAAGGGAGCGTGATGCACGACTTCATGATCGATAATGAGATTCCGGCCAACCTGTTCATGGTCCAGACTCTGGCCGATGCCCTGAAACTGCTGGCAACCGGGCATCATGATTGTGCCCTGGTGGCAAAATTGCCCGGAGAATATATCATCAGCGAGCTGAAGCTGGATAACATCTTTCCCATTGCCCGCCCCTTGGTGGCCCAGGATTACGGCTTTGCCGTTAAAAAAGGTAATCAGGAAAAGCTGGCCCGCTTCAATGAGGGGCTGGCGTTACTGAAAAAGTCGGGGGAGTATCGGCGCATCCGGGAAAAATGGCTCGGCGTGCTCCAGCCGGAGCAGATCCCCTGGAGCAGTATCATTCGTTACGGTGCGGTCATCTTCGGCCCGTTGTTGCTGGTGTTGACGGTGTTTGTGCTCTGGTCCCGCACGCTCCAGAAGCAGGTGGCTTTGCGCACCGAGGAGCTGGAACGCGAGGTTGCCGAACGCAAGCGCGCCGCCGAGGAACTGCAGGTGCGGCAGAAACAGCTGCTCCATGCCGATAAGATGACTTCGCTGGGGATTCTGGTCGCCGGGGTCGCCCATGAGATCAACAATCCGAACGGGTTGATTCAGTTGAGCCTGCCCCAGTTGAACAAAGCCTATCGGGATATGGAACCGATTCTGGATTCCTATCAGGAGCAGCACGGCGAGTTCAAGCTCGGCTGGTTTCCCTACTCGCGGATGAAGGAAGAGATCCCCAATATGCTCCATGAAATGCTCGACAGTTCCAACCGGATCAAGCGGATTGTCGAGGATCTCAAGGATTTTGCCCGGCGCAATGATTCCGGCCTGGATGATAAAGTCGATCTGAACGATGTCACCCGTTCCGCCCTGCGCCTGATGGACAACGCTCTGCGCAAGGCTACCAATCATTTCAAGGTGGATTACGGCGTCTCCTTACCCCATTTCCGGGGTAACGGTCATCGTATCGAACAGGTGATTGTCAACCTGGTGCTCAACGCCTGTCAGGCGTTAACCTCCAAGGAACAGGCGATCGTGCTGCGAACCTATGCTCTCAAACAGGCTGGTATGGTTGCTCTGGAAGTTCGTGACGAGGGGTGCGGGATCGATGCGGACACCCTGGAACGGATGACCGATCCGTTCTTTACCACCAAGCGGGAAAGCGGCGGAACCGGCCTGGGTCTGTCGGTCTCGGATGGGATAATCAAGGATCACCAGGGGCGGATGGAATTTGTTTCCCAACCCGGAGAGGGGTTACGGGTGAGGGTTCTGCTGCCGATTTACAGGGAAGAGGAGAATGATGGATAA
- the asnS gene encoding asparagine--tRNA ligase, which translates to MKKQTRTAINKLLATDRALDDVCVKGWVRSTRRGKGVAFITLNDGSCFASLQLVLSPETTDFETVSRVGTGACLTARGALVASPAAGQSWELHAHEVEVIGVADDSYPLQKKRHTFEYLRSIAHLRPRSNTFGAVFRVRSRLAFAVHQFFQQRGFIYVQTPIITANDCEGAGEMFRVTTLDPQNPPQTAGKVDWNKDFFGERTGLTVSGQLQGELFATAFSDIYTFGPTFRAENSNTSRHAAEFWMIEPEIAFADLEDNCRLGEDFLRYLVTFALENCAEDLDFFDQRVEKGLLDKLESLAKAEFKTLPYTEAVELLLKSGQDFEFPVAWGNDLQSEHERFLTEKIFSGPVFVTDYPKQIKAFYMRLNDDDRTVAAMDLLVPRVGEIIGGSQREERYEVLERRMIESGIDPRDLDWYLDIRRWGTCPHAGFGLGFERLLMYLTGMENIRDVIPFPRTPGHARF; encoded by the coding sequence ATGAAAAAACAAACCAGGACTGCAATCAATAAATTATTGGCGACCGACCGGGCGTTGGATGACGTCTGCGTCAAAGGCTGGGTTCGCTCGACCCGCCGCGGCAAAGGGGTCGCTTTTATCACCTTGAATGACGGCAGTTGTTTTGCTTCGCTGCAATTGGTCCTGTCGCCCGAGACCACTGATTTTGAAACGGTTTCGCGGGTCGGGACCGGCGCCTGCCTGACCGCCCGCGGAGCCCTGGTCGCCTCGCCGGCTGCCGGACAGAGCTGGGAACTCCATGCCCACGAGGTCGAGGTGATCGGTGTTGCCGATGACAGTTATCCGCTGCAGAAAAAACGCCACACTTTTGAATATCTGCGTTCCATCGCCCACCTGCGCCCTCGTTCCAACACCTTTGGCGCGGTGTTTCGCGTGCGCAGCCGGCTGGCTTTTGCCGTTCACCAGTTTTTTCAGCAACGCGGCTTTATCTATGTGCAAACCCCGATCATTACCGCCAACGACTGCGAGGGGGCCGGGGAGATGTTCCGGGTCACCACCCTTGATCCGCAAAACCCGCCGCAGACGGCTGGCAAAGTCGACTGGAACAAAGACTTCTTCGGGGAACGGACCGGTTTGACAGTCAGCGGACAACTGCAGGGGGAGCTGTTCGCCACGGCTTTTTCCGATATCTATACCTTTGGTCCGACCTTCCGTGCCGAAAACTCCAATACCAGCCGGCATGCAGCCGAGTTCTGGATGATTGAGCCGGAGATTGCCTTTGCTGATCTGGAGGACAACTGCCGCCTGGGGGAAGATTTCCTCCGCTACCTGGTGACCTTTGCCTTGGAAAACTGTGCTGAAGACCTGGATTTCTTTGATCAGCGCGTTGAAAAAGGGCTGCTTGACAAGCTTGAATCCCTGGCCAAGGCTGAATTTAAAACCCTGCCCTACACCGAAGCCGTGGAACTGCTGCTAAAGTCCGGGCAGGACTTTGAATTCCCGGTCGCCTGGGGGAACGACCTGCAGTCGGAGCACGAACGGTTCCTGACCGAAAAGATTTTCTCCGGTCCCGTGTTTGTGACCGATTATCCCAAACAGATCAAGGCGTTTTACATGCGCCTGAATGATGATGACCGGACCGTCGCCGCCATGGACCTGCTGGTGCCGCGAGTCGGTGAAATTATCGGCGGCAGCCAGCGGGAAGAGCGTTACGAAGTGCTGGAAAGACGGATGATCGAGTCGGGAATCGACCCCCGGGATCTGGACTGGTATCTGGATATCCGGCGCTGGGGGACCTGCCCTCATGCCGGCTTCGGCCTCGGCTTTGAGCGGTTGTTGATGTATCTGACCGGGATGGAAAATATTCGTGACGTCATTCCTTTCCCGCGGACACCCGGGCATGCAAGGTTTTAG
- a CDS encoding bacteriohemerythrin, whose protein sequence is MSVIEWKEIYATGILVLDNEHRRLIREINRLYLALRDKQGDEILDDVLLMLETYTREHFQHEEALMAEYHYPGLAEHQQLHAKLISAVQELKQRATQEKEGMAQELFHFLRTWLLEHILGVDKRYGPYLESRGGRFIE, encoded by the coding sequence ATGAGCGTCATTGAATGGAAAGAGATTTATGCAACGGGCATCCTCGTGCTGGATAATGAACATCGGAGACTGATCCGGGAAATCAATCGCCTCTACCTGGCTCTGCGTGATAAGCAGGGGGATGAGATCCTCGACGATGTTCTGCTTATGCTGGAAACCTATACCCGGGAGCATTTTCAGCACGAGGAAGCGCTCATGGCAGAATATCACTATCCTGGACTTGCCGAGCATCAACAGCTCCATGCCAAATTGATCAGTGCCGTGCAAGAGCTGAAACAACGGGCGACCCAGGAGAAGGAAGGTATGGCGCAGGAGCTGTTCCATTTTCTGCGGACCTGGCTGCTCGAGCATATCCTTGGCGTCGATAAACGCTACGGACCTTATCTGGAATCGCGCGGCGGGCGGTTTATCGAGTAG
- a CDS encoding PAS domain S-box protein gives MVSFVLIALGLFYTLSGVRSNIDRIVEERLQQVVKNSHDSRDFGLLNSRLKVFSKTFYGDDAFLEMEGRALQNSFRTLQSRIDDVQTASLLLQLERSFDDYLSHCRWANTLLNWRADQDDDINDLLVLIQEVIAEKTIDVALQGGDVDYLEQLILLISGYRETLLGIAKHNAEENKTKLLAGKVDDPPLLARELEQLSLRMQTLTASEPPIDKLGHHLLSRVQYYQYLMRLYQLEMIQLGEQGRLLDNLAGQILSAMDESDKQAAAAAISARRDIRSNIYSLLTLALSLLTLLAVSFWLSHRRLFTRHIQAPMELVSDRLKAFQQGDHSSPMRLGRSDEWSEIESIFNRMLSDLRNSVSALRDSEQRYREIFTNSLEAIFRISLSGQMLEVNPAAVKVFGYTSREEALLSISDMATQHYADPADRKAMIRQLYRDQQHHNFECRLLRKNKEPFWASVSTHLVRNEKGEILYIEGSLQDISLRKAAQESLSKLQAYLQNIIDSMPSLLIGIDDDLKVTLWNRRVEQESALAARTAIGMPLAEAFQLLDPGCYLAKLRDTLTTKQPARLLKLAGRRTSEKGPPRYFDMLIYPVSHKEGNGGMIHLDDISERVRLEEMMVRSEKMQSVGSLASGLAHEINNPLAAILQNVQVLTHRLSPELDKNRKVAEELGSSIELIAEYCDLRGCNKMLQAIASAGQRAAKIVENMQSFSRRGDSSFVSCSLADLLERTLELASSDYDMRYHFAFHKIRIVREYQAVPNVYCEPSQIQQVILSLLKNAAQAVSGHSDSPCISLRLFATGKEQVCLQVEDNGPGMDSETVGKVFDPFYSTREVGSGTGLGLSIAYFIISQNHQGQLTVASEPGKGTCFDLVLKAVTC, from the coding sequence GTGGTATCGTTCGTACTGATTGCGCTGGGGCTTTTTTACACTCTCTCAGGGGTTCGCTCAAATATTGACCGGATCGTCGAAGAGCGTCTGCAGCAGGTGGTGAAGAATTCGCATGACAGCCGCGATTTCGGCTTGCTGAATTCCCGGTTGAAGGTTTTTTCGAAAACTTTTTATGGAGATGATGCCTTCCTGGAGATGGAAGGCCGGGCACTGCAAAATAGCTTTAGAACCTTGCAGAGCCGGATCGACGATGTTCAAACCGCCAGCTTGCTATTGCAGTTGGAAAGATCGTTTGATGACTATCTGAGTCATTGCCGCTGGGCCAATACGCTGCTGAATTGGCGTGCTGACCAGGATGACGATATCAACGATCTGCTCGTTCTGATCCAGGAGGTGATCGCCGAGAAAACCATTGATGTGGCTTTACAGGGCGGCGATGTTGACTATCTCGAACAACTGATCCTGCTGATTTCCGGATATCGCGAGACTTTACTGGGGATCGCCAAACATAACGCGGAAGAAAACAAGACCAAATTGCTAGCAGGCAAGGTCGATGATCCGCCGCTGTTAGCTCGGGAACTGGAACAATTAAGCCTGCGGATGCAGACCTTGACCGCCTCCGAACCCCCTATCGACAAGCTGGGTCATCATCTGCTCAGCAGGGTGCAATATTACCAATACCTGATGCGTCTTTATCAGCTGGAAATGATTCAACTCGGTGAGCAGGGGCGACTTCTCGATAACCTGGCCGGGCAGATTCTTAGTGCAATGGATGAATCGGATAAGCAGGCCGCCGCAGCAGCCATCAGCGCGCGGCGGGACATTCGCTCCAACATTTATTCGCTGCTGACCTTGGCCCTGAGTCTGCTGACCCTGTTGGCGGTCTCCTTCTGGCTCAGCCACCGGCGTCTGTTTACGCGGCATATCCAAGCGCCTATGGAATTGGTCAGTGACCGGCTCAAGGCGTTTCAGCAGGGGGATCACAGCAGCCCCATGCGGCTGGGACGGTCGGATGAGTGGAGTGAGATAGAAAGCATCTTCAACCGGATGCTGTCGGACCTCCGCAACAGTGTGTCGGCTTTGCGCGATTCGGAACAGCGCTATCGCGAGATTTTTACCAACTCTCTCGAAGCGATCTTTCGCATTTCATTGTCAGGACAGATGCTTGAAGTCAACCCTGCCGCGGTGAAGGTTTTCGGCTATACGTCGCGCGAAGAAGCATTGCTCAGCATTTCCGATATGGCAACTCAGCACTATGCCGACCCGGCTGATCGCAAAGCCATGATTCGACAATTGTACCGGGATCAGCAGCACCATAATTTTGAGTGTCGGCTGCTCCGCAAAAATAAAGAGCCCTTCTGGGCCTCGGTCAGCACTCACCTGGTGCGCAATGAAAAAGGGGAAATTCTCTACATTGAGGGATCGTTGCAAGATATCTCTCTGCGCAAGGCGGCGCAGGAATCCTTAAGTAAGCTGCAGGCATATCTGCAGAATATTATCGATTCCATGCCTTCGTTGTTGATCGGCATTGATGATGATCTGAAGGTGACCCTGTGGAATCGCAGGGTCGAACAGGAAAGCGCTCTCGCAGCGCGAACCGCGATTGGAATGCCGTTGGCCGAGGCCTTTCAGCTGCTGGACCCGGGTTGCTATCTCGCCAAATTGCGGGACACCCTGACGACCAAACAACCGGCCCGGCTGCTGAAATTGGCAGGTCGCCGGACGTCTGAAAAGGGCCCGCCACGTTATTTTGACATGCTGATTTATCCGGTGTCGCACAAGGAAGGGAACGGCGGCATGATCCATCTGGATGACATCAGCGAACGGGTCCGCCTGGAAGAAATGATGGTCCGTTCCGAAAAAATGCAGTCGGTCGGCAGTCTGGCCTCGGGGCTGGCTCACGAAATCAACAATCCACTGGCGGCAATTCTGCAGAATGTGCAGGTGCTGACCCATCGACTGTCGCCTGAACTGGATAAGAATCGCAAGGTCGCCGAAGAGTTGGGCTCCTCTATCGAGCTGATTGCCGAGTACTGTGACTTGCGCGGCTGCAACAAAATGCTGCAGGCCATTGCCAGCGCCGGGCAGCGCGCTGCAAAGATCGTCGAAAATATGCAGAGTTTCAGCCGGCGCGGCGATTCAAGCTTTGTCTCCTGCAGCTTGGCGGATCTGCTCGAGCGGACCCTGGAACTGGCCAGCAGCGACTATGACATGCGTTACCATTTCGCCTTTCACAAGATCCGCATCGTCAGGGAATACCAGGCCGTTCCCAATGTCTATTGTGAGCCGAGCCAGATCCAACAGGTCATTTTGAGTTTGCTGAAGAATGCCGCCCAGGCGGTCAGTGGTCATAGCGATTCCCCCTGCATCAGCCTGCGGCTATTTGCTACAGGAAAAGAGCAGGTCTGTCTTCAGGTTGAGGACAACGGCCCGGGGATGGACAGTGAGACCGTCGGTAAGGTTTTCGATCCCTTTTACTCCACCCGCGAGGTCGGGTCGGGAACCGGGCTGGGGCTTTCGATAGCCTATTTTATCATCAGCCAGAACCATCAGGGGCAATTGACCGTTGCCTCCGAGCCTGGCAAGGGGACCTGTTTTGATCTGGTTCTGAAAGCTGTAACCTGTTAA
- a CDS encoding ABC transporter substrate-binding protein has protein sequence MAILRRVGFFLLLNCLLWTGAASCQSPPDKFKVLVVLSYGAEFPWTHKILSELEQTLGSSCDLHYFYLHTITAPELLQTEAAEAFALYRRLQPDGVIAVDDSAQANFVVPYLKNRVATPVMFCGVNEAPDFYGYPATNVSGVHSQLFLEESLALSRQLAGSLNSFAVMTADNPLADLFYAQIVREHPEVAKHMVAFETPLTLSEAVSTAKDLHNRADVLFLISLSGLNDENGHQVKGSDAIAAAVDAFDKPTFSVFSFIIEAGALSGVVSNIEEEVRQAGDMLLKAMRGVPLDQLPVTQNYRGSRMINVSTLKKLGIQPDPLVLRGAQLVRTQ, from the coding sequence ATGGCGATTTTAAGACGTGTCGGTTTCTTTCTCCTTTTGAACTGTTTGCTGTGGACGGGAGCCGCCAGCTGTCAATCACCCCCGGACAAGTTTAAGGTTCTGGTTGTTTTAAGCTATGGTGCTGAATTTCCATGGACCCACAAGATCCTCTCCGAACTTGAGCAAACCCTGGGCTCCTCTTGCGATCTCCATTATTTTTATCTCCACACAATTACCGCTCCGGAACTGTTGCAAACCGAGGCTGCTGAAGCCTTTGCGCTGTATCGCCGACTGCAACCGGACGGTGTGATTGCCGTTGATGATTCAGCTCAAGCTAATTTTGTGGTTCCTTATCTGAAAAATCGTGTTGCGACTCCGGTTATGTTCTGCGGCGTCAATGAGGCGCCGGATTTCTACGGTTATCCCGCGACCAATGTCTCTGGTGTCCATAGCCAGCTTTTCCTTGAGGAAAGCCTTGCCTTAAGTCGTCAATTGGCTGGATCGCTGAATTCTTTTGCAGTAATGACCGCCGATAACCCACTGGCCGACCTGTTTTATGCGCAGATTGTCCGCGAACATCCGGAAGTGGCCAAACATATGGTCGCCTTTGAGACGCCACTGACATTGTCCGAGGCGGTCTCGACCGCTAAGGATCTACATAACCGGGCGGATGTTCTGTTCCTGATTTCATTGAGTGGGCTGAACGATGAAAATGGTCATCAGGTCAAGGGCAGCGATGCCATCGCTGCTGCGGTGGATGCTTTTGACAAACCGACTTTTTCTGTCTTTTCATTTATCATCGAGGCGGGAGCCCTCAGCGGTGTGGTCAGCAATATTGAAGAAGAAGTCAGACAGGCCGGTGACATGCTATTGAAGGCCATGCGTGGAGTACCCCTGGACCAGCTTCCCGTCACTCAGAACTATCGTGGTTCCAGAATGATCAATGTTTCAACCCTGAAGAAACTTGGAATTCAGCCCGACCCTCTGGTGTTGCGCGGGGCCCAACTGGTGCGAACTCAATGA
- a CDS encoding peptide chain release factor 3, whose protein sequence is MSKELQKQIAKRRTFGIISHPDAGKTTLTEKLLLFGGAIQMAGTVKARKSNRHATSDWMSIEKERGISVSSSVMKFDYRNFEVNLLDTPGHQDFSEDTYRVLTAVDSALMVIDSAKGVEPQTEKLMEVCRMRNTPVLTFINKLDREGLSPLDILADIEEKLQIECAPLSWPIGMGKRFRGVYNLYRKELNLFRPGADARATETVKIADLNDPKLDEILGSQAAELREDIDLLEGAANPFNLDDYLCASQTPVFFGSAINNFGVQEMLDAFVELAPAPGARQTQERLVSPEEEQFSGFVFKIQANMDPAHRDRIAFLRICSGKFTRGMKVRHHRIGKDVTLANATIFMAQDRAHVEEAFPGDIIGLHNHGTIKIGDTFSDKEPLKFTGIPNFAPEHFRRVRLKDPLKSKQLQKGLVQLAEEGAVQVFKPVTGAEFILGAVGVLQFDVTMERLKAEYNVAAVYEGVDYTTARWVECDDRKLFEEFQKKNQGQLAHDAEGHLAYLAASEWRLGHTMEQWEGVRFLKSREHS, encoded by the coding sequence GTGAGTAAAGAGCTGCAGAAACAGATCGCCAAGCGGCGAACTTTCGGTATCATCAGTCACCCAGATGCCGGTAAAACCACCTTGACCGAAAAACTGCTGCTGTTCGGCGGGGCGATTCAGATGGCAGGAACCGTCAAAGCACGCAAGTCCAACCGACACGCGACCAGCGACTGGATGAGCATCGAGAAAGAGCGGGGGATCTCGGTATCGTCTTCAGTGATGAAGTTCGATTACCGTAATTTTGAAGTCAATCTTCTCGACACCCCGGGCCACCAGGATTTTTCCGAAGATACTTACCGGGTGCTGACCGCCGTGGACAGCGCCCTGATGGTGATTGACAGCGCCAAAGGGGTTGAGCCGCAGACCGAGAAATTGATGGAAGTCTGCCGGATGCGCAACACCCCGGTGCTCACTTTCATCAACAAGCTCGACCGGGAAGGTCTTTCCCCCCTGGATATCCTGGCCGATATCGAGGAGAAACTGCAGATTGAATGCGCCCCGTTGTCCTGGCCCATCGGCATGGGGAAACGCTTCAGGGGAGTTTACAACCTCTATCGCAAGGAACTGAATCTGTTCCGGCCGGGGGCTGACGCTCGGGCCACCGAAACCGTCAAAATAGCCGATTTGAATGACCCTAAACTGGATGAAATACTCGGCAGCCAGGCCGCTGAACTGCGCGAGGATATCGACCTGCTGGAAGGTGCCGCCAATCCCTTCAATCTGGATGATTACCTGTGTGCCAGCCAAACCCCGGTGTTCTTCGGCAGCGCCATCAATAATTTCGGGGTTCAGGAGATGCTCGACGCTTTTGTCGAACTGGCTCCTGCACCGGGCGCCCGGCAAACCCAGGAGCGACTGGTCAGCCCTGAAGAAGAGCAATTTTCCGGATTCGTCTTTAAAATTCAGGCCAATATGGACCCGGCCCACCGTGACCGGATCGCTTTTCTGCGGATCTGTTCCGGCAAGTTCACCCGCGGGATGAAAGTCAGACATCATCGAATCGGCAAGGATGTGACCCTGGCCAACGCCACCATCTTCATGGCCCAGGATCGGGCTCATGTCGAAGAAGCCTTCCCGGGAGATATCATCGGCCTGCACAATCACGGCACCATCAAGATCGGTGATACCTTCAGCGACAAGGAGCCGCTCAAGTTCACCGGGATTCCCAACTTTGCTCCAGAGCATTTCCGCCGGGTCCGGTTGAAGGATCCGTTGAAGTCGAAACAGCTGCAGAAAGGGCTGGTGCAATTGGCCGAAGAAGGGGCGGTGCAGGTTTTCAAGCCGGTGACCGGAGCGGAATTCATTCTTGGTGCCGTGGGGGTGCTGCAGTTCGACGTCACCATGGAACGGCTCAAGGCGGAATACAATGTTGCGGCTGTTTACGAAGGAGTCGATTATACCACCGCGCGCTGGGTGGAGTGTGACGACCGCAAGCTGTTCGAAGAATTTCAAAAGAAAAATCAGGGTCAACTGGCCCATGATGCCGAAGGGCATCTGGCCTATCTGGCCGCCAGTGAGTGGCGTCTCGGGCACACCATGGAGCAGTGGGAGGGAGTTCGCTTCCTCAAATCACGCGAGCACAGTTGA
- the upp gene encoding uracil phosphoribosyltransferase — MAVYEVNHPLVKHKLGLMRQQDISTKDFRELASEVARLLTYEATKDLETEPETIIGWNGPVEVERIKGKKITVVPILRAGLGMMDGVLDLIPSARVSVVGLYRNEETLEPVAYFQKLTSSMDDRTALILDPMLATGGSLLACIEMLKKAGCTSIRGLFLVAVPEGLAKIEKAHPDVDIYVASIDERLNENGYILPGLGDAGDKIFGTK, encoded by the coding sequence ATGGCTGTTTATGAAGTGAACCACCCCCTGGTTAAACATAAACTGGGGCTGATGCGTCAACAGGACATCAGCACCAAAGACTTCCGCGAACTGGCTTCAGAGGTGGCACGCCTGCTGACCTATGAGGCGACCAAAGACCTGGAAACCGAACCGGAAACCATTATCGGCTGGAATGGCCCGGTCGAAGTGGAACGGATTAAAGGCAAAAAGATCACCGTGGTGCCAATCCTGCGCGCCGGTTTAGGGATGATGGACGGGGTTCTCGACCTGATCCCCAGTGCCAGGGTCAGTGTGGTCGGGCTGTACCGTAACGAAGAGACCCTCGAACCGGTCGCTTATTTCCAGAAATTGACCAGCAGCATGGATGACCGGACCGCCCTCATCCTCGACCCGATGCTGGCCACCGGCGGATCACTGCTGGCCTGCATCGAGATGCTCAAAAAAGCCGGCTGCACCAGTATCCGCGGACTGTTCCTGGTCGCGGTTCCGGAGGGGCTTGCAAAGATCGAGAAGGCCCATCCCGATGTCGATATTTACGTTGCATCCATTGACGAACGTCTGAACGAAAACGGCTATATCCTCCCGGGTCTCGGCGATGCCGGAGACAAAATTTTCGGGACCAAATAG
- a CDS encoding uracil-xanthine permease family protein — protein sequence MNQSPAPTDYIFRLKDCLLGAQMLFVAFGALVLVPLLTGLNANVALFTAGAGTLLFQVITRGKVPVFLASSFAFIAPIIYGVGQWGVAGTMCGLVAAGLLYAILSLIVRIFGSGILHRLLPPIVTGPVIMVIGLVLAPVAIHMASGRTGDGSAWLVPQTTAYIIAGAALLVTILVSLLGRGMFKLIPILCGIAAGYGTSLILDFSGFTASTQVAFDPGTLQNWTAPALISMQKVAQAPWFAMPDFTFPTWNLEAILFIVPVAIAPAIEHFGDVIAIGGITGKDYVDDPGIQNTLLGDGLATSLAGLLGGPPNTTYSEVSGAVALTRSFNPAIMTWAAISAILLAFIGKLGGFLNTIPVPVMGGIMVLLFGAIAVIGINTLVQAGTDLMQPRNLAVVAIILVFGIGGMSFDLAVVKLGGIGLAGVVGVILNLVLPQQVQS from the coding sequence ATGAATCAATCCCCAGCCCCGACCGATTATATTTTTCGGTTGAAAGACTGCCTGCTCGGCGCCCAGATGCTGTTTGTCGCTTTTGGTGCCCTGGTGCTGGTCCCCTTGTTGACCGGACTCAACGCCAATGTTGCATTGTTCACCGCCGGCGCGGGCACCCTGCTGTTCCAAGTCATCACCCGCGGCAAAGTGCCGGTTTTTCTGGCCTCCAGCTTCGCCTTCATCGCCCCGATCATCTATGGAGTCGGCCAATGGGGGGTCGCCGGAACCATGTGCGGTCTGGTCGCCGCCGGGCTGCTCTACGCGATCCTGAGTCTGATCGTCCGTATTTTCGGCTCGGGGATTCTGCATCGCCTGCTGCCGCCCATCGTCACCGGCCCGGTCATCATGGTCATCGGCCTGGTGCTGGCCCCGGTTGCCATCCATATGGCTTCCGGCCGAACCGGCGACGGTTCCGCCTGGCTGGTTCCCCAGACAACCGCTTACATCATTGCCGGAGCTGCCCTGCTGGTGACCATCCTGGTCTCCTTGCTGGGGCGCGGCATGTTCAAACTGATTCCGATTCTGTGTGGCATTGCGGCCGGATACGGGACCTCTCTGATTCTTGATTTCAGCGGATTTACCGCCTCAACCCAGGTGGCCTTCGATCCCGGCACCCTGCAGAACTGGACGGCCCCGGCGCTGATCTCCATGCAGAAAGTCGCCCAGGCGCCCTGGTTCGCCATGCCGGACTTCACCTTCCCAACCTGGAATCTTGAAGCCATCCTGTTCATTGTCCCGGTCGCCATTGCCCCGGCTATCGAACACTTCGGCGACGTCATCGCCATCGGCGGAATTACCGGCAAGGACTATGTCGATGATCCAGGTATTCAAAACACCCTGCTTGGCGACGGTCTGGCCACCAGTCTGGCCGGCCTCCTCGGCGGACCGCCCAACACCACCTACTCGGAAGTCTCCGGGGCGGTCGCGCTGACCCGTTCCTTTAACCCGGCGATCATGACCTGGGCTGCTATTTCCGCAATTTTGCTGGCCTTTATCGGCAAACTCGGCGGTTTTCTCAATACCATCCCGGTCCCGGTCATGGGCGGCATCATGGTGCTCCTGTTCGGCGCCATCGCGGTTATCGGCATCAACACCCTGGTCCAGGCCGGCACCGATCTGATGCAGCCGCGCAACTTGGCCGTCGTCGCCATTATTCTGGTCTTCGGCATCGGCGGAATGAGTTTTGATCTGGCCGTGGTCAAACTGGGCGGCATCGGTCTCGCCGGCGTGGTCGGGGTCATCCTTAACCTGGTCCTGCCCCAGCAGGTCCAATCCTGA